From Bacillus sp. FSL K6-3431, the proteins below share one genomic window:
- a CDS encoding aminotransferase class I/II-fold pyridoxal phosphate-dependent enzyme yields the protein MDQNQIPLLKKLMDHKIKKTIPFHVPGHKNGILFNGLDDAFTAFMDFDVTELSGLDDLHEPEEVISEAQQLLTNVYQTKKSYFLVNGSTVGNLAMILACCKEGDTVLVQRNCHKSILNGLMLANVKPIFITPDISESTSLFSSIEPVHVEQAFARYPDIKACIFTYPDYYGQTYKLKAIIEIAHRQESIVLIDEAHGPHFQIGDPFPDSALKLGADIVVHSAHKMLPAMTMGSYLHINSDQIERQKVEFYLSVLQSSSPSYPIMASLDIARSYLANFSNEDITYTMEKRQTFLDKLVDIPNLYVHPLEIGQDPLKMLIAHEDLTGYALQSVFEKHHIYPEMADPYQVLFTLPLLKQNMVFPYEAAASKISKIFWGRMEEGHSRYAINNKVNKQEKMSELYFSYKAMLNKSAEVIPMGEAIGRIAAKMVIPYPPGIPLLLPGEKITTTHIERLKELLLISARFQGGGEALQAGMVEVFIH from the coding sequence ATGGATCAAAATCAAATACCGCTTTTGAAGAAATTAATGGATCATAAAATAAAAAAAACAATTCCCTTTCATGTTCCTGGTCATAAAAATGGAATATTATTCAATGGGCTTGATGATGCATTTACTGCCTTTATGGATTTCGATGTAACTGAGCTATCAGGGCTTGATGATCTACATGAGCCTGAAGAGGTGATTTCTGAGGCGCAGCAGCTTTTAACTAATGTATATCAAACAAAAAAAAGTTACTTTCTCGTTAATGGCAGTACAGTGGGGAATTTAGCGATGATTTTAGCTTGTTGTAAGGAAGGGGACACGGTTTTAGTCCAACGTAATTGTCATAAATCCATTTTAAATGGTTTGATGTTAGCGAATGTGAAGCCAATATTTATAACCCCTGACATATCTGAAAGTACTTCGCTGTTTTCAAGTATAGAACCGGTGCATGTGGAGCAAGCATTTGCTCGTTATCCTGATATAAAGGCATGTATATTTACATATCCTGATTATTACGGTCAAACATATAAATTGAAAGCGATTATAGAGATAGCACATCGACAAGAATCAATTGTTTTAATCGATGAGGCACATGGACCTCATTTTCAGATTGGAGATCCATTCCCAGATTCTGCTCTTAAGCTAGGTGCTGATATCGTTGTTCATTCCGCACATAAAATGTTGCCTGCAATGACGATGGGTTCTTATTTGCATATTAATAGCGATCAAATAGAACGACAAAAAGTTGAATTTTATTTATCCGTTTTGCAATCAAGCAGCCCCTCTTATCCTATTATGGCCTCACTTGATATTGCCCGCTCTTATTTAGCTAATTTTTCAAACGAGGATATTACATATACGATGGAAAAGAGACAAACCTTCTTGGACAAACTTGTCGATATACCTAATCTATATGTTCATCCCCTTGAAATAGGACAAGATCCGTTAAAAATGCTGATTGCTCATGAAGACTTAACCGGATATGCGTTGCAATCTGTTTTTGAAAAACATCATATTTATCCTGAGATGGCAGACCCTTATCAGGTACTTTTCACACTGCCACTATTAAAACAAAACATGGTATTTCCTTATGAAGCAGCAGCTAGCAAAATAAGTAAGATATTTTGGGGTAGAATGGAAGAAGGCCACTCACGCTATGCCATTAATAATAAAGTTAATAAGCAGGAAAAAATGAGTGAATTGTATTTTTCATATAAAGCTATGTTAAATAAATCGGCAGAAGTGATTCCCATGGGAGAAGCGATCGGAAGAATTGCAGCTAAAATGGTCATTCCTTACCCACCAGGAATCCCATTATTATTACCAGGCGAAAAAATTACAACTACACATATAGAGAGGCTAAAGGAATTATTGCTGATAAGCGCCCGTTTTCAAGGTGGAGGAGAGGCACTGCAAGCGGGGATGGTAGAAGTATTTATTCATTAG
- the tmk gene encoding dTMP kinase — protein sequence MQGLFITIEGPEGAGKTTIIQRLAKEIGNNGVDVVLTREPGGIQISEQIRETILDPKNTAMDARTEALLYAAARRQHLVEKVVPALEKGAVVLCDRFIDSSLAYQGHARGLGIEEVLLINQFAIRDLMPDKTLYFDIAPEIGLRRIEEHAGREINRLDLEKLEFHYKVREGYQILLEKFPERIISIDASASIQNVYEATKALVDLLLTKKGI from the coding sequence ATGCAAGGATTATTTATTACAATAGAAGGTCCCGAAGGTGCGGGAAAAACAACCATTATTCAAAGGTTAGCAAAGGAAATAGGAAATAATGGTGTTGATGTTGTGTTAACAAGAGAACCGGGTGGTATCCAAATTTCGGAGCAAATAAGAGAAACTATTTTGGATCCTAAAAACACTGCAATGGATGCGAGAACGGAAGCTTTGTTATACGCAGCTGCGAGGCGTCAGCATTTAGTGGAAAAGGTAGTGCCAGCACTAGAGAAAGGCGCAGTTGTGCTTTGCGATCGATTTATCGATAGTTCGCTCGCCTATCAAGGGCATGCGCGAGGCTTAGGAATAGAGGAAGTCCTTTTAATCAATCAATTTGCCATCCGGGATTTAATGCCCGATAAAACACTGTATTTTGATATCGCCCCTGAAATAGGCCTAAGAAGAATTGAAGAGCATGCAGGCCGGGAGATAAACCGCTTAGATTTAGAAAAGCTCGAATTCCATTATAAAGTAAGGGAAGGGTATCAAATTCTTTTGGAGAAATTCCCTGAAAGAATCATTTCCATTGATGCAAGTGCATCTATTCAAAATGTATATGAAGCGACAAAAGCTTTAGTCGATCTACTCCTTACAAAAAAGGGAATTTAG
- a CDS encoding cyclic-di-AMP receptor → MKLIMAVVQDQDSNRLMSALVDNNFRATKLATTGGFLKSGNTTFMIGTEDVRVAKALQVIRENCKTREQLMAPVSPMGGNADSYIPYPVEVAVGGATVFVLPIEQFHQF, encoded by the coding sequence ATGAAATTAATTATGGCAGTTGTACAGGATCAAGACAGCAATCGATTAATGAGTGCATTAGTTGATAATAACTTTAGGGCAACAAAGCTTGCCACGACAGGTGGTTTTCTTAAATCAGGTAATACTACATTTATGATTGGTACAGAAGACGTTAGAGTAGCTAAAGCGCTTCAAGTGATAAGAGAAAATTGTAAAACCCGTGAGCAATTAATGGCACCTGTATCGCCTATGGGCGGCAACGCTGATTCTTACATCCCCTATCCAGTAGAGGTAGCGGTGGGCGGCGCCACTGTTTTTGTTCTTCCAATTGAGCAATTTCATCAATTTTAA
- the holB gene encoding DNA polymerase III subunit delta' — MHVSISWNEFEQAQPFAAKMMRSSINKKRVAHAYLFEGERGTGKRDVSILIAESLFCENPSNIVPCGSCINCKRIKHGNHPDIHMVEPDGLSIKIDQIRALRTEFSKSGVESKKKLYVIMDAEKMTISAANSLLKFLEEPHSETTAILITEQPQQILPTILSRCQVVSFKSLPAVFFSEKLQKAGVHPVKAPLLASITNNLQEALELDGDDWFAQARKIVLKLYEVLKKNPLYALTALQDEWIGHFKDKSQIDIGLNLLLLVYKDVLYIQMGKEQQLVYADQKNIFESDALHISSRRLSEQMTAILEAKRKLNANMNPQLLMEQLVLNLQGGPSFV; from the coding sequence ATGCATGTGTCCATATCATGGAACGAATTTGAGCAAGCTCAGCCATTTGCAGCTAAAATGATGAGAAGTAGTATAAACAAGAAACGTGTTGCTCATGCTTATCTTTTCGAAGGTGAAAGAGGGACAGGGAAACGGGATGTTAGTATATTAATAGCGGAAAGTCTTTTCTGTGAAAATCCGTCTAATATCGTTCCCTGTGGAAGTTGTATTAATTGTAAACGCATCAAGCATGGAAATCACCCAGATATCCATATGGTTGAACCTGATGGATTATCGATTAAAATAGATCAGATTCGTGCGTTGCGTACGGAATTTAGTAAGTCTGGTGTGGAATCGAAGAAAAAACTATATGTGATTATGGATGCGGAAAAGATGACGATTTCGGCAGCTAATAGTCTGTTGAAGTTTTTGGAAGAGCCGCATTCAGAAACGACAGCAATTTTAATAACAGAACAACCGCAACAAATACTACCGACAATATTATCTCGTTGCCAAGTGGTTTCTTTTAAGTCACTTCCTGCTGTCTTTTTTAGTGAAAAGCTTCAAAAAGCAGGTGTACATCCCGTAAAGGCCCCACTCTTGGCATCTATAACAAATAATTTACAAGAGGCGTTAGAACTTGATGGTGATGATTGGTTTGCACAAGCTCGAAAGATAGTGTTAAAATTGTATGAAGTCTTGAAGAAGAATCCATTATATGCGTTAACTGCCCTTCAAGATGAATGGATTGGTCACTTTAAGGACAAATCTCAAATAGATATAGGTTTAAATCTTTTATTGCTTGTATATAAAGATGTGCTATATATACAAATGGGGAAGGAACAGCAGCTTGTATATGCGGATCAAAAGAACATATTTGAATCAGATGCTTTGCACATCTCGTCAAGGCGGCTGTCCGAACAAATGACTGCCATTCTGGAAGCTAAACGGAAATTAAACGCAAATATGAATCCTCAGCTGTTAATGGAACAGCTTGTGCTAAATTTGCAAGGGGGACCTTCTTTTGTATAA
- a CDS encoding PSP1 domain-containing protein, which yields MYNVIGVRFKKAGKIYYFDPGEFPIEKNDYVIVETARGIEYGKAVTAKKQVNEHDVVLPLKKVVRMADPRDQMNVEENKQAAEQAYEVCCDKVIEHQLDMKLVDVEYTFDRNKVIFYFTADGRVDFRDLVKDLASIFRTRIELRQIGVRDEAKMLGGIGPCGRMLCCSTFLGDFEPVSIKMAKDQNLSLNPTKISGLCGRLMCCLKYENDEYEEAKAELPDIGEAIKTPDGPGKVIGLNLLERVIQVNLTGQERVLDYTLEEILSESAVPARE from the coding sequence TTGTATAATGTGATAGGTGTCCGGTTTAAAAAAGCCGGTAAAATATATTATTTTGACCCAGGAGAGTTTCCGATCGAAAAGAATGATTATGTAATAGTGGAAACCGCTCGTGGTATTGAATATGGGAAAGCTGTCACTGCTAAGAAGCAGGTAAATGAACATGATGTTGTTTTGCCGCTGAAAAAGGTAGTGCGTATGGCTGACCCAAGGGATCAAATGAATGTGGAAGAAAATAAGCAAGCAGCGGAGCAGGCATATGAAGTTTGTTGCGACAAAGTAATAGAGCATCAGCTAGACATGAAGTTAGTTGATGTGGAATATACGTTTGATCGTAATAAAGTAATATTCTATTTTACGGCGGATGGCAGGGTAGATTTTCGAGATCTTGTAAAAGATTTGGCTTCAATTTTTCGTACAAGAATAGAGCTTAGGCAAATCGGAGTAAGAGATGAAGCGAAAATGCTTGGCGGAATTGGCCCCTGTGGTCGCATGCTTTGTTGCTCTACATTTCTCGGAGACTTTGAGCCAGTATCAATTAAGATGGCAAAAGATCAGAATCTTTCCTTGAATCCTACAAAAATTTCAGGGCTGTGTGGGCGACTAATGTGTTGCCTAAAATATGAGAATGATGAATATGAAGAGGCTAAAGCTGAATTACCTGATATAGGTGAGGCGATCAAAACGCCTGATGGACCTGGAAAAGTTATTGGTTTAAATTTATTAGAGCGTGTGATTCAAGTGAATTTAACAGGGCAGGAACGCGTTTTAGACTATACTTTGGAAGAAATATTGAGTGAGAGTGCAGTTCCGGCTAGAGAATAA
- the yabA gene encoding DNA replication initiation control protein YabA, with amino-acid sequence MDKKEFFDSVSSMEMQIGHLYQQLGEIKQYLAELIEENHALRLENTHLRNHMEQEPETKSISSNSEEQPKESVYDKMSEIGEGYDNLARLYQEGFHICNVHFGSPRRDEDCLFCLSFLNKK; translated from the coding sequence ATGGATAAAAAGGAGTTCTTCGATTCTGTCAGCAGCATGGAGATGCAGATTGGCCATTTGTATCAGCAGCTTGGGGAGATCAAGCAATATCTTGCTGAGTTAATAGAGGAAAACCATGCCTTGAGACTTGAAAATACGCATTTGCGTAACCATATGGAACAAGAGCCGGAAACGAAAAGTATATCATCTAATTCTGAAGAACAACCGAAGGAAAGTGTATACGACAAAATGTCAGAGATTGGCGAAGGCTATGATAATCTTGCTCGTCTCTATCAAGAAGGCTTCCATATTTGTAACGTTCATTTCGGCAGTCCTCGCCGTGATGAAGATTGTCTGTTTTGTCTTTCTTTTTTAAATAAGAAATAA
- a CDS encoding tRNA1(Val) (adenine(37)-N6)-methyltransferase produces the protein MPKLYDDERLDYLLAEDLRIIQSPSVFAFSLDAVLLARFAYLPIQKGNIIDLCSGNGVVPLLISNRTNANITGVEIQERLYGMAVRSISYNNLEARLNMIHGDIKEIPEQLGHGKFDVVTCNPPYFTSPSPEVINANEHLAIARHEILCNLEDVVRVSSQLLRQGGKVAFVHRPERLMDLFMLMRQYRLEPKRLRFVYPKPGKEANTILVEGIKDGNAGLKILPPLFVYNQDNEYTLEVKEMLFGNEK, from the coding sequence ATGCCTAAGCTCTACGATGATGAACGGCTTGATTATTTATTAGCTGAGGACTTGCGGATTATCCAAAGCCCTTCAGTATTTGCTTTTTCACTTGATGCAGTTTTACTTGCTCGTTTTGCATATTTACCAATTCAAAAAGGAAATATTATTGATTTATGCAGTGGAAATGGAGTAGTACCTTTACTTATCAGTAATCGAACAAATGCAAATATAACCGGAGTTGAAATTCAGGAGCGGTTGTATGGTATGGCTGTTCGAAGTATTTCCTATAATAATCTTGAAGCACGCTTGAACATGATTCACGGAGATATTAAAGAGATCCCTGAACAGCTCGGACATGGAAAATTCGATGTCGTGACATGTAATCCACCTTATTTTACATCACCTTCCCCTGAAGTGATCAACGCAAATGAACATTTAGCAATTGCCCGTCATGAAATCTTATGTAATTTAGAAGATGTTGTTCGTGTGAGTAGTCAACTACTACGACAAGGGGGAAAAGTTGCCTTTGTTCATAGACCAGAAAGACTGATGGATTTATTCATGTTGATGCGGCAATATCGCTTGGAACCGAAACGGTTAAGGTTTGTTTATCCGAAACCTGGTAAGGAAGCAAACACAATCTTAGTAGAAGGAATAAAAGATGGAAATGCAGGTTTGAAAATACTACCGCCCCTATTTGTTTATAATCAAGATAATGAGTACACATTAGAAGTGAAAGAGATGTTGTTTGGAAATGAAAAGTAG
- a CDS encoding GIY-YIG nuclease family protein — MKSSKHFFYVLECRDGSFYGGYTTDPIRRLAQHNHGKGAKYTRMKAPVKMIYTAEYEDKTAAMRAEYAFKQLSRLKKEQFLREAGDWNEDSKEL; from the coding sequence ATGAAAAGTAGTAAACACTTTTTTTACGTTTTAGAATGTAGGGATGGCTCCTTCTATGGTGGCTACACAACTGATCCGATTCGCAGACTGGCCCAGCATAATCATGGAAAAGGTGCAAAATATACGCGTATGAAAGCACCAGTAAAAATGATTTACACTGCTGAGTATGAGGATAAAACAGCGGCGATGAGAGCTGAATATGCTTTTAAACAGCTGTCTCGTTTAAAGAAAGAACAATTTTTAAGAGAAGCTGGTGATTGGAATGAAGATTCAAAAGAGCTTTAG
- the rsmI gene encoding 16S rRNA (cytidine(1402)-2'-O)-methyltransferase: MKIQKSFSVTDNKGILYLVPTPIGNLEDMTFRAIRMMKEANIIAAEDTRNTKKLCNYFEIATPLVSYHEHNKEASGLQLLTRLARGEKVALVSDAGMPCISDPGYELAAEAIAAGYTVVPLPGANAALTALIASGINPHPFFFYGFLPRGKKEKKTELEVLKKQTSTVIFYEAPHRLKETLKSMLSVLGDRQIVLCRELTKKFEEFMRGTIEEALQWAEQTEIRGEFCLIVEGNAEEVEESDVPWWTDMGIKAHVQHYIDVQQLSSKEAIKQTSLDRKVAKRDIYQAYHIEN; the protein is encoded by the coding sequence ATGAAGATTCAAAAGAGCTTTAGTGTCACAGACAATAAAGGAATTCTATATTTGGTACCAACTCCGATCGGTAATTTAGAAGATATGACCTTTCGTGCTATTCGTATGATGAAAGAAGCCAATATTATTGCCGCTGAAGACACGCGAAATACAAAAAAGCTATGCAATTACTTTGAGATTGCTACACCATTAGTAAGCTATCATGAACATAATAAGGAAGCGAGTGGGCTACAATTGCTAACAAGGCTAGCAAGAGGTGAAAAAGTGGCACTTGTTAGTGATGCAGGCATGCCTTGTATTTCTGATCCTGGCTATGAGCTAGCTGCAGAGGCAATTGCCGCCGGATATACTGTTGTGCCTTTGCCAGGGGCGAACGCTGCTTTGACTGCACTCATTGCTTCTGGTATAAATCCACATCCTTTCTTCTTCTATGGATTTTTACCAAGGGGTAAAAAGGAGAAGAAAACTGAATTGGAAGTATTGAAAAAACAGACTAGTACTGTTATTTTTTATGAGGCGCCCCATCGATTGAAAGAAACATTAAAATCGATGCTCTCTGTATTAGGTGATCGGCAAATAGTTCTCTGCCGTGAGCTTACGAAAAAGTTTGAAGAATTTATGCGTGGAACGATTGAAGAGGCGCTTCAATGGGCAGAACAAACAGAAATCCGCGGTGAATTTTGTCTTATTGTTGAGGGGAATGCAGAAGAGGTCGAAGAAAGCGACGTGCCATGGTGGACTGACATGGGAATAAAGGCACATGTTCAACACTATATAGATGTGCAACAACTATCATCTAAAGAAGCGATCAAACAAACATCACTCGATCGTAAAGTTGCAAAACGTGATATTTATCAAGCCTATCATATTGAAAACTAA
- a CDS encoding S-ribosylhomocysteine lyase: MSKKQAMNVESFNLDHTKVKAPFIRLAGVKKGVNGDVIHKYDLRFTQPNKEHMEMAAIHSLEHMMAEFSRDHSNKIVDISPMGCQTGYYLSVINHDDYDDILMIVEKTLTDVLSATEVPACNEVQCGWAASHSLEGAKELAKAMLSHRDEWTEVFS; this comes from the coding sequence ATGTCTAAAAAACAAGCGATGAACGTAGAAAGTTTTAATTTGGATCATACAAAAGTAAAGGCCCCTTTTATAAGACTTGCGGGTGTTAAAAAAGGCGTAAACGGTGATGTAATTCATAAATATGATCTTCGTTTTACACAACCCAATAAAGAACATATGGAAATGGCAGCAATTCATTCGCTTGAACATATGATGGCGGAATTTAGCAGAGATCACTCGAATAAAATTGTGGATATTAGCCCAATGGGATGCCAAACTGGCTATTATCTGTCAGTGATTAATCATGATGATTATGATGACATTTTAATGATTGTTGAAAAAACATTGACAGATGTGCTATCAGCTACCGAAGTGCCAGCTTGTAATGAGGTGCAATGTGGATGGGCTGCAAGCCATAGTTTAGAAGGCGCAAAAGAACTAGCAAAAGCTATGTTATCGCACCGTGATGAATGGACAGAAGTTTTTTCATAA
- a CDS encoding PLP-dependent cysteine synthase family protein: MKYAKNIQELIGHTPLLEITSFPLPTSVRLFAKLEYFNPGGSVKDRLGLFLLKRAIESGKLKKGGTIIEPTAGNTGIGLALAALKYEVNAIFVTPEKFSKEKQTLMRALGAKVVNTPTKHGMEGAIQKTKELLASIPRAFYPGQFQNLNNPQTYYETLGPEIYEALDGKVHIFIAGAGSGGTFMGTSRYLKERNEQIKCVIVEPEGSILNGGVPRAHRTEGIGMEFVPTFMDESYFDGMYTISDNEAFYYLKELAKKEGVLVGSSSGAAMAASLAEAEKAKPGTNIVTIFPDSSERYISSNIYDEVAE; the protein is encoded by the coding sequence ATGAAATATGCAAAAAATATTCAAGAGTTGATTGGGCATACACCACTGTTAGAAATTACTTCCTTTCCATTGCCGACAAGTGTTCGGTTGTTTGCAAAACTAGAGTATTTTAACCCAGGTGGCAGTGTGAAGGATAGACTCGGTTTATTTTTGCTCAAGCGGGCAATCGAGAGCGGTAAGCTAAAGAAAGGCGGCACGATTATTGAACCGACAGCGGGCAATACAGGCATCGGACTCGCGCTTGCTGCTTTAAAATATGAAGTGAACGCAATTTTTGTGACGCCCGAGAAATTCAGTAAGGAAAAACAGACGTTAATGCGGGCGCTTGGGGCAAAAGTTGTCAATACGCCAACAAAGCATGGAATGGAGGGCGCTATTCAAAAAACAAAGGAGCTATTAGCAAGTATTCCCAGAGCGTTTTATCCAGGTCAATTCCAAAATCTTAATAATCCGCAGACATATTATGAAACCTTAGGTCCGGAAATATATGAAGCACTAGATGGGAAGGTTCATATATTTATAGCTGGAGCGGGGTCTGGCGGCACCTTTATGGGAACATCTCGCTATTTAAAGGAGCGCAATGAGCAAATAAAATGTGTGATTGTAGAACCAGAGGGATCGATTTTAAATGGCGGGGTACCGAGGGCTCATCGAACGGAAGGAATCGGGATGGAATTTGTACCAACCTTTATGGATGAATCTTATTTTGATGGAATGTATACAATCTCTGATAATGAAGCTTTCTATTATTTGAAGGAGTTAGCGAAAAAAGAAGGCGTATTAGTAGGCAGTTCTTCAGGAGCTGCAATGGCTGCTAGTTTGGCAGAGGCAGAAAAGGCGAAGCCTGGTACAAATATTGTCACCATTTTCCCAGATAGCAGTGAACGATATATAAGTAGTAATATTTACGATGAGGTGGCTGAATGA
- a CDS encoding bifunctional cystathionine gamma-lyase/homocysteine desulfhydrase has protein sequence MKKKTRLIHGGVGRDPHTGAVTIPIHHASTFKQNGVGNFEYEYGRTGNPTREALEKLITEMEGGVRGFAFASGMAAITAVIQLFSKGDHFIFTDDVYGGTFRLMTKVFNKFGIEVTFVDTTKLDQVKSAIRENTKAIYVETPTNPLLKITDLEAISSIANEYELKLIVDNTFSTPYWQTPITFGADIVLHSATKYLGGHSDVVSGLIVAADKKIGEELHFIQNSTGGILGPQDSWLLMRGIKTLGIRMEEIERNTKEISEFLINHSGVEKVFYPGFEDHPSHSIHKKQADGFGGMISFTVENEEKALALVNKVKYFTLAESLGAVESLISVPALMTHASIPRERRLELGIEDGLVRISVGLEDVEDLVNDLKQALELDS, from the coding sequence ATGAAAAAGAAAACGAGATTAATCCATGGTGGCGTAGGCAGAGATCCCCATACAGGGGCTGTAACGATTCCAATTCATCACGCAAGTACATTTAAACAAAATGGTGTTGGAAATTTTGAATATGAATATGGAAGAACTGGAAATCCAACGAGGGAAGCACTGGAGAAGCTCATTACTGAGATGGAAGGCGGAGTTCGCGGTTTTGCGTTTGCATCGGGGATGGCGGCAATTACAGCGGTTATACAGCTTTTTTCCAAAGGTGATCATTTTATTTTTACAGATGATGTTTACGGTGGTACGTTTCGCCTGATGACGAAAGTATTTAATAAATTTGGTATTGAAGTGACGTTTGTAGATACAACTAAATTAGATCAGGTAAAAAGCGCCATTCGTGAAAATACGAAAGCTATTTACGTAGAAACGCCAACAAACCCACTACTGAAGATAACGGATCTTGAGGCGATTAGTTCGATTGCAAATGAATATGAGTTAAAATTAATCGTCGATAATACCTTTAGTACACCATACTGGCAAACACCGATTACATTTGGTGCTGATATCGTATTACACAGTGCTACAAAGTATTTAGGTGGACATAGTGACGTAGTATCTGGGCTTATTGTAGCTGCAGATAAAAAAATTGGAGAAGAATTGCATTTTATTCAAAACTCCACAGGTGGTATACTTGGCCCGCAAGATAGTTGGTTGCTGATGAGGGGTATTAAAACACTCGGTATTAGAATGGAAGAAATAGAAAGAAACACGAAAGAAATTTCTGAATTTTTAATAAACCACTCTGGTGTGGAAAAGGTATTTTATCCAGGATTTGAAGATCATCCTAGCCATTCGATTCATAAAAAGCAAGCTGATGGTTTCGGTGGAATGATTTCCTTTACAGTGGAAAATGAGGAAAAAGCACTGGCGCTTGTAAATAAGGTGAAATATTTTACCCTTGCTGAAAGTTTAGGAGCGGTCGAAAGTCTTATTTCGGTACCAGCATTAATGACCCACGCATCCATTCCACGTGAAAGAAGACTGGAATTGGGAATTGAAGATGGTCTTGTACGTATTTCAGTAGGGTTAGAAGATGTTGAAGATTTAGTTAATGATCTTAAACAAGCCTTAGAGTTAGACAGTTAA
- a CDS encoding AbrB/MazE/SpoVT family DNA-binding domain-containing protein produces the protein MKSTGIVRKVDELGRVVIPIELRRTLGIEEKDALEIYVDDDKIILKKYKPSMTCQITGDVSDNNAVLAGGKLVLSREGADQLIKEIQDAFTKN, from the coding sequence ATGAAATCTACAGGTATTGTGCGTAAAGTTGATGAGTTGGGCCGGGTAGTAATTCCTATAGAACTACGCCGCACATTAGGTATAGAAGAAAAAGACGCTCTTGAAATTTATGTGGACGACGATAAAATTATTTTGAAAAAATATAAACCAAGCATGACTTGCCAAATTACTGGAGACGTATCCGATAATAATGCAGTACTTGCTGGTGGTAAACTTGTTCTTAGTCGCGAAGGCGCAGACCAACTGATTAAAGAAATTCAAGATGCATTTACTAAAAATTAA